The window GCCTCGTCATCGGGATGGGGCTGAACGAAGACCGCAGTTGGCATCGAGGTGGCGACGCGGCCCGACGCCGCCGTCAGCGCCGAATGGACTTGAGGACCTGGCGGGCCACCGCGGTGTTCATCTGGTAGATCACCGACTTGGACGCGTCCTTGGCCAGCTTCACCACGGCCCCACCGCTCACCTCTTCCAGCGAGTCGAGCCCGTCGTGCAACGCCTGCTTGGTGGTGTCGGTGGCCTTGTAGCCGGCACTGGTGAGCGCCTTGACCAGTTCGCTCTGGGCCACCGGTTCGGGGGCGGCGGAAGCGATGATGCGCAACGCCTCCTTGGTGAGCTCGGCGCTCTGGTCGACGACCTCGTGGGTGGTGAGGTTGCCTTCCTCTTCGCCTTCCAGCGATGCCAGCCAGCGGCGGACCTTCACCACGAGCTCGCCGTGCGTTTCACCTTCGAAGGACAAGGTCGCCATGGTCAGATGGTATCGCTCCAACGGTTCCAAACGGCGATGCAACCCCCGGCCAGCGGGCTAGGTGGGCGGTGTCAGTTGGCCGACGGGTTCAGCGGGCAGTTGGCGAACCATCCCGTCGTTCCGGGTTGGCGACGGACCACCCGGCGCCACAGCCCTTCGGGGTCATCGGTCAGGGCATCTTCGGGTAGCGCCGGCACCAGCCACCATGCACCCTCGCGCATCTCGTCCTCCAGTTGGCCGGGGGCCCATCCCGATGATCCGGCGAACAGGCGTAACTGCCCGAACGGCGCCACATCGCCTCGGGGCGGTCGACCCAAGTCGACCGAGCCCAGACCGTCCACCAATGGAGAAAACCCGTCCAGGTCACAGTCGTCGTCGGCAGGTCGCCCGATCCCGATGACGGCGTCGGGACCTACGGGTCCCCCGACAAACAGCCGGTCTGGTGGAGACATGTGGCCATCCCAGCCGTCGACCACATCTTCGGCCGCGGTGTCCGAAGGGCGGTTGAGGATAAGCCCGAACGCGCCCTCGTCACCGTGGGTGAGCAGCAGCACCACGCTGCGCTCGAAGTGCGGGTCGCCAATAAGAGGGGTGGCCACCAGCAACCGTCCGGCATGATCGGCTACGCCCATCAGCAGACCAGCGACGTGATCGCCCAGCACTTCACGACCACAACGCTAGGCATCTGACCCGACTGAGACGACCACGCCGGCCGAACCGGTCCTCGCTCGGACACCAAGCGCCGTTCAGTCGTGGTCGAGGTCGCCACGAGTGAGGGTCCCTGTGAGCAGCCCCAGCAGCTGGCGCAACATGGCGGCGGTGGCCCCCCAAACCGTGTCTCCCATCAACTCGAAGAAGAAGATGGGCCTGACCATCCCGAAGATGTGCCATCGCTCCTCCCGGTAGACCTCCGGTAGGAGCAGCTCGGACAGAGGCACGTGCAGCACTGCCTCCACCTCGGCCGGGTTCGGTGTCACCACGGGTCGCCCCGAGGCCAGAAGCCCCACGTAGGGAACGATGAACGAGCCGCTGGTGATGGTGGTGAGGTGGTCCAGTTCACCCACCACGTCCACACCACTCGGGTCCAGGCCGATCTCCTCGCGGGCCTCGCGCAGGGCGGTGTCGACCAGTCCTTCGTCGGGCTCACGTCGACCGCCGGGGAAGCTGACCTCACCGCTGTGGACCCGCAGCGACGGTGAACGACGAGTCAGGATCACGTTGAGATCGCCGTGGTCCTCATAGAGGGCGGCCAACACCGCCGAACCCCGCCCCACCTTGTTCTCCCGCTCTGAGCGGTGGGCCGGCCCCAAGACCTCGAAGGCGTTACGCACGTCGTTCGGGGTCAGCGATGGCCTCTGGTGCTCGGCCCAGGGGGCTGGTCG is drawn from Microthrixaceae bacterium and contains these coding sequences:
- a CDS encoding YqgE/AlgH family protein, which encodes MGVADHAGRLLVATPLIGDPHFERSVVLLLTHGDEGAFGLILNRPSDTAAEDVVDGWDGHMSPPDRLFVGGPVGPDAVIGIGRPADDDCDLDGFSPLVDGLGSVDLGRPPRGDVAPFGQLRLFAGSSGWAPGQLEDEMREGAWWLVPALPEDALTDDPEGLWRRVVRRQPGTTGWFANCPLNPSAN
- a CDS encoding CoA pyrophosphatase, whose product is MTEGRGGPQHIPRPPLVEPGRPAPWAEHQRPSLTPNDVRNAFEVLGPAHRSERENKVGRGSAVLAALYEDHGDLNVILTRRSPSLRVHSGEVSFPGGRREPDEGLVDTALREAREEIGLDPSGVDVVGELDHLTTITSGSFIVPYVGLLASGRPVVTPNPAEVEAVLHVPLSELLLPEVYREERWHIFGMVRPIFFFELMGDTVWGATAAMLRQLLGLLTGTLTRGDLDHD